From the Sphingobacteruim zhuxiongii genome, the window TGCGACCAATCCTTTTTGGGACAATTGGTTTGTAAGTCTTCAAGGAGGAAGTTCGATGTTTTTTGGTAATCATGATAAGCAGATGAAATTTATGGATCGTCAGAGTTTAGTTTATGAGCTGAATTTTGGTAAGCGATTTACGCCTGTTGTTGGAGTACGTGTAGGAGCAAATGCAGGTCAATGGAATGGCTTAACGCAGATAGGGAATTTATCACATTCTACGGGTGAGCGCTATTCAAAAATTCCTTGGGATGGCTATTGGTTAGAAATCCAAAAGCTGAAGTATGTACACCTACATGGAGATGTGCTTTTTAATCTAAGCAATCTATTTTATGGCTATAAAGAGGATCGATTTTATGAAATCTCTCCTTATGTCGGTTTAGGATGGATGGTTTCTTATGAGCAGCCTAAAACACGTGAGGTAAGCGCATATAAAGCATTGTTAAATCTAGACGAACCTAGATTATAACGTATAGATGCGTTCAACGTAAAGTTCTTAAGTCTTAGGTTATTCGATAGGACTCCTTCGACCATTGGTCGTGCATTACCCACCACTCTGTAGTTTGCTTCGAAGTAGTCATAAGTATAGGAATCGGCAGCCGTCAAGAACACCTCTTTACCGTTCGAAGGGTCAATTCCTAACGACTTGTAAGCCCATAGATCGTCTGGACTCCGACCTTCTTCGTAACGTTGAATAGAACTACTGGAGATCTGTTCGTCGTTTAGTGAATTGATGATTGAGCCGAATTCACCATACTTGCCTTTTAATAAGGAACCCGTCAGGCCAACGTTCCATACAATTCTGCGGGCTTTATTGACGATTGGCGAAAAGCCAAGTTCTACTTCCATACCATTGATCGCTAAGGATCCTAAATTCATTGGGTAGGAAGCTGTTCCATTAGAGGAAGGCAAATCAACTGCAACGATTAAAGGATCTGTTACCTTTCTATACAAGTTAATACGTGACGAGAGTCTGTTTTCAAACATAACAAGCTCCAATCCTAAACTGGATTGAAAGGTTTTCTGCCATTCTAGCATTGGATTCCCTATCTGATTCTGTATAAACCCTATTCCAAAATAGTTACTATAGGGAGACAGATTGTATACATTTGCCGACAAGAAACTGCCAAAACTTTGATTCCCCGAAGTCCCAATATTGGCGCGTAAGATAAGGCTGTTGATCTTATCCGTATTATTCTTGATAAAACCTTCATTATGTAATGACCATCCTGCACCTACAGCCCAAAATGGGGAATATTTATTTTCTGTACCGAAGGCGGTCGATCCGTCTAGGCGATATGTTCCATCGATAAAATACCGGTTATCGTATACGTACGAGAAGCTGGCTAATGCCGATAAGCGACGAATCAGTGGTGGCTCAAAAATGTAGGGCTTCGCGTTGGGCTCGTAAGTGTAAGAAAAAGCAGGATTCCCTTCTACACCTTCTGGAAATCCAACCGCCGTGAATGTCCTGCTAGACTGCTTATCTTGACTGATATCAGCACGAAGGTTTCCTGTGACGACATGGCGCTCTTGAATGCGCTTGCTATATGTTGCTGCCAAGTTTCCAGCATATCTAAAGAATTCACCACTTGAATTTGTATATGACCCTTTCAAGAGTTGTTCTGTCTTCTCGAAATAGGTATTCAATGGAGAAAGAAAAGAAACATTACTGTTGGAACCCTTAGATAACTGCAATCCACCAGATAACCTTAAACTAGGGTTCAAATCATAATTGAATCCTAGATTATTACTGATGGTCAGCCCGTTGCCGTAGTCGTAAGAATTCAACATGGCATTATACATTGGATTAGGGACATTACGATACTGATCGAAACCGGTCACTGCCCTTTCCAGAAAAGGTTGGTTTAATCGATCTTTGCGGTAATAAGGATTTGCGCGAGTAAACTGCGAGAAGCTACCATAGGGACTTTCATCAGAGCGATATCCACTGGCGAAAACTCTATTGGTGATATTTAGGCGATTCTTTCTGTAGCTTAAGTCCACATTCGCTCCCCAGTTATTACGACCCGAACCTTTCATGACGCCATTGATATCCTGGTAATTTCCACCAATACTGTATTGAATTTCTGGAGTTCCTCCAGAAACTTGTATGGAATGTCTGTTTTCAACGGCTACCTTTTCAATCGGTTCATTTAGCCAATAGGTATTCACGCCTTTTCTGACCTCGGTTAATCGTTCATTATAAAATTGCGTTAAAGCATGAGCATGCCAAGTCCAAGGCGATTCAAAGCGACCGGCGAGTCTTTCGAATTCCAGTTTTTCTTCCGAATTCATCATATTGAAATCGCTGAGATCCGCAATGTTAAAATTTACATCGGCGTTATAGCTCACCATAACTTGCCCTTGCTTTGGCTTAACAGTCTCAACAACAATAACCCCATTGGCAGATTTAGCTCCATACAATGCTGTTGAAGAGGCGTCCTTCAAAATAGTTACACTGGCAATCCGATTGATATCTAAGTCTGTAATTTGTCTAAGTGAAGATTCAAAACCATCCAATATGATTAGAGGCATATTGGGATCGACGCCTAACTGATCACGAAAGGTGCCCAAATTGGTATTGTTCGAAATACTAGTCTTTCCGCGTAGCTCAATCCGCGCTAAGCTGTTTGGGTTCGATCCAAATTGGTTATTGTCGACAAAGGTTAAAGAAGGATCTAAAGTCTTTAGCGCCTGAAGGACGTTTTTGTTACCGATTTCCTTTATCTGTTCCGCATTAATGGTTTTGGTAGCACCGGAGAAGGCTTCTTTTTTACGTTCGAAGATCCCCGTCACGACGACATCCTCCATGGTGTTGTCATTTAGCTCCATTTTGATGAGCAGATCCTTCGAGTTTTCGGAGACTCTTATTTCACGCTGCTTATAACCCAAATAAGAAACGATAATCGTCACTTCACCTTTAAGTTCCTTTAAAATGAATTCGCCATCAGCCCCCGTGTTGATGGCACCTTTTCTACCTTTAATTGATACCGTTGCGCCAGACAGAGGGCGCCCATCTTCTCCGACTATGCGTCCTCGAACGTCGGCTAAATGCTTTTGAAATGTTTGTTTGGAATGATTGTTAGCGTGAGCAGGAACTGCAAAACTGATGATTAACAGTGCAATTACACAAATACGCCAAATGCAATAGAATAAACTATTAATTTTCATGGGATAAAATTTAGTTACTTTGAATTGCAGTATTGGTGTGATGTTTTTATCCAACGAAGTTGGATGCAAGAAGTCAGTACACTAAAAATAAAAGGCTAGTGTTCAGACTCGAGTTCTGTCGATCAAGGTTCTTTCATAGATTAAATAATTTAGCTTGTAATTGATAGATTGTCGGGGTTAACTTAAATTGGTTGCATACCTAACAGATGAGCAATCGATTGTACATTTACCGAAATCCCTATAGAACTAGTAGAATAGGCATATATTTCTCCCACAAAAACATATAACTACTGCATTCAGACTAATAGTGGCTACTATCAAAATTTCATTTTCAATGTTAAGAGTAATTATTAAGAAAATTCGAAGAATAATAGTTGCACTTAAATTTTTGTCGCTAAAAATTTACAATATAGTTCAGCATCGCGTTTTTTGAGATTTCGCAATCCAGTAGAGCTAAACAGCTGATATATGAAATTCTCGTATATCACGGATTTATTGTACCTTTTTATATATAGTTAAGCGAAGTAAAATAGGAAAAAATAAGTCGCCTCGCTTTGTATAAACAGCGGCTAGATTGTATCAGGCAAAATTACAAGCTAAAGGCTAATGTGACGCTTTCTATTTCAGTTCCTTATCAATCATATCCTTGAGTTGGATGATTCCCGGAAAGCTAGTGAATTTATTAGTTAGAACGCTATTTTTATTGTACAAAAGATATGAGGGTATCGCTTCAAATCCAAATTGATTCATAACATACATCCACTGCTCTTCTGTCAAATAATATTGCTCACCACCAATAGTTTTTATCTTTTCATTCCACAGCTTTTTTGGAGAAGAGCCATTCGTTAGGTAGACAAAAACGACATCTTTATTGTGATAATCAGCTTTTGTACTTTCGAATTGTTTAATACCTACCAAGCATGGCGAGCACCAGGTTGCCCAAAAGTCTACCAATACAACTTTATCCCTATATTTTGCTAAAATGGTATCCATAACCTGCTCTTTGTTAACTGAACTGATATCATTAATTATCGTCGGCGACTTAACTTTTATTTTTTCTTCAACAGCTTTGTTTTTACGCAATAGTATCTTAGCAATCTCTCCTTCTTTCCAATACTGTTCAATATTTCGTTTTTGTGTCTCACTTAATGGCTTATGTTCTTCATTAAGTTGCCGGCCATAAGCATTAGCGGCAAGCACATCATAGTAGGGCCCCTTATCAAAGCCAAGAGGATCGGCTAAAATAGCTTTTACAGCTGTCATCCATGTCGGGATATCTTGCTCTTCAATCTTTGGGATCGCAAGCACCTCGTTATTAAGGATGGCACCCTGAAACTCTGGGAAGCTGAAGGCTTGCAAGTATTGCGGATCATTAAGGTCAAAGTCTTTTAGAAATCGATAGTAGCTACGGTCAATCTTATTGAAAACGACGCTTTCCACATCATCCTTTCTTGTCGCATTTCTGTAATTTAGTTTCATCGCCTGCTCATAATCAAACACATGGGCGCTATAAATAAAAAGAGATAGCTCTTTTCGAAGTAATTGTCGAAATTCCTCGGAAAGTGCAGTTTCCTTTTCCAAAAATAGTTCGGTACGTTCCGACACAACAAGCTTTCCTAACTTTAAAAATTCATCCGGACTTTGATTATAATATGATTTATGCGATCTATCAGCCCTGTATTCCGCCATCGTAACTAACAAGCGATGACTTAAGTTCATATCTGCTTTATTCATCTCTGGCTGTATAGATATCCTTTTAATTTCCGAATCTATATAGCTAAACTCTATATGGCTAGTCGTTCCATTAATTGCTTTAACCTTAAGAACTTTATCAGGAACAACATTAGAACTCAAGGATACTATTGCTGTATCTGTTTCCACATCGAAATCAAAAGAGAAATATCCTGTACTGTCGGCTAAGGTTTCAAAATGCATAATCTCGCCAGTTATTGGATATAGAACCTTAAGATTGATTATGATACTATCCTTATTCAGTTGGTCTGCATTAATGATTTTGCCTGTTAGTTTGGAGGTGCCAGCAACGATTTTAGGACTCTCACTCCAATTATTTGATCCTGAAGAACATGCGCACAAAAGAAATATGGAAAATAAACATAAAAGGAAAACGGTTTTAATTCGAATCATAGTTTTGCTGTATTGGGAATACGCTTGAATAATAAATATATCGACATTAAGATATGAAATTATGTTGACACATTTTTAACCTCAAAGATAAATTACAATACCTTAAGAAGAGGGTAACTAGATAAGTAGGGGTTTACTCTTTGGATGAGTCGTCGGCTTTGGGGTGTATGAAATCGTATCCTTACAAAAGTTAAACTCTATCAAAACATTAAATGATTGTATTATTGTTAAAATTACTGCTGTCAAAAATCAGACAGCAATAATTTTAAATGATCTTTCGCTCAAGCATCTAAAGGCTTACACTAAAACCGTAATACAATCAAAATCAGCGGATTTGGTTACCGATAATCTTCAATATTGTGAACAGCCCATCTCCTACCTTTCAGATGAACTTCAGGTTTGTAAGGCGCACATCGATACCGCCGGCATCCAACAGAATACCAATGCGGTCTCTGTATATTTATGCAGATTGTATAATCGCTGCAGCTACTGTAATATTGGTCCTAGGATCAATAATAATTGCTCTTGCGTTTTCTGGGAAATCTTCTTGCCTGTCAAATACTATTTCTTCAGCAGATCGTATCTGAACACGTCCAATATCATTTAAACGAATTGGTTCATTGTATATTGGATCCTGCGTATGTACATCATATTTGTAAAGAATCTCAGGGATTTTAATCTTCGTTACTTTTGAATGCGTTTGTAATAAATAAACTTGATTGGTATCCAGTTCTTTATTTTCAAACCAAGAAATGTTAGCTTCGATATTCCGATCTGTTAATGCTGGGTGCGAAGCGCTTACAATAATATCTCCACGCGATATATCAACGTCATCTGATAAATGGATAATGACTGATGCGCCAGCTTGTGCGCTTTCTAAGTTTTGTTCGTTGAACTCAATTGACGAAACTCTAGAACGACTTCCACTAGGTAAAACAATCACCTCTTCACCTGTTCTCAAGCCCTCTCCTAATACTCGACCCGCATAGCCTCTATAGTCATGCAAATCTGCGCTTTGTGGTCTTACGACCCATTGTACTGGGAAGCGCCATCCTTTGTTGGTATGCGTTTCAATATTGACTTCTTCTAAGTATTCTAACAAGGAAGGCCCTGTATACCAGTCCATACGCGTTGAACGATTTACTATATTATCACCTTTCAGTGCGGATACGGGAAGAAAGTCAACGCCTTCGAGCTTCAGCTTATCGGCTAACTTTAGGTACTCACTCTTAATATTTTCATATACAGCAAGTTCATAATCCATCATGTCCATCTTATTGACACATACAAGCACCTTCTTCAAGCCCAGTAATTTAGCTAAGAATGAGTGTCTTTTCGTTTGTTCAATAACGCCTTTACGAGCGTCGATTAAGATTATAATGAGATCCGAATTGCTGGCTCCAGTAACCATATTACGGGTATACTGAATATGTCCAGGGGCATCAGCAATAATAAACTTACGTTTCTCGGTTTGGAAATATTTATAGGCAACGTCAATGGTAATTCCTTGTTCGCGTTCTGCTTTCAATCCATCGGTTAGAATAGCTAAATCAACTGTACCATCGTCATTCTTACGATTCGCTTTCTGTATAGCCTCAAGCTGATCATCCAAGATAGAATTCGTATCATATAATAAACGACCGATTAATGTACTCTTACCGTCGTCTACAGATCCTGCTGTGATAAATTTTATAATATTCATGTGAATTTCGTGAATTAATAGATTAAAAATAGCCTTGTTTCTTGCGCTCTTCCATTGCTGCTTCGGATACCTTGTCATCAAGACGAGCACCACGTTCGCTAACTGTCGATGCTTTAATCTCAGCAATAATATCATCTAATTCAACTGCGACTGAATCTACTGCAGCCGTACACGTCATGTCACCTACTGTTCTAAATCTCACTGATTTATGTTCAACGATATCTTGGTCGTCAATCAGTAATACAGGGTCTGCTGCCATCCACTGTCCATTTCTAAATACGACATCCCGTTCATGGCTGAAATAGATAGATGGCAAGGCAATATTCTCACGCTTAATATAATTCCATACATCTAATTCTGTCCAGTTGGAGATTGGGAACACACGAACATTCTCTCCTCGTTGAATCTTACCATTGAAGATATTCCATAACTCAGGACGCTGACGTTTCGGATCCCATTGACCAAACTCATCACG encodes:
- a CDS encoding SusC/RagA family TonB-linked outer membrane protein; its protein translation is MKINSLFYCIWRICVIALLIISFAVPAHANNHSKQTFQKHLADVRGRIVGEDGRPLSGATVSIKGRKGAINTGADGEFILKELKGEVTIIVSYLGYKQREIRVSENSKDLLIKMELNDNTMEDVVVTGIFERKKEAFSGATKTINAEQIKEIGNKNVLQALKTLDPSLTFVDNNQFGSNPNSLARIELRGKTSISNNTNLGTFRDQLGVDPNMPLIILDGFESSLRQITDLDINRIASVTILKDASSTALYGAKSANGVIVVETVKPKQGQVMVSYNADVNFNIADLSDFNMMNSEEKLEFERLAGRFESPWTWHAHALTQFYNERLTEVRKGVNTYWLNEPIEKVAVENRHSIQVSGGTPEIQYSIGGNYQDINGVMKGSGRNNWGANVDLSYRKNRLNITNRVFASGYRSDESPYGSFSQFTRANPYYRKDRLNQPFLERAVTGFDQYRNVPNPMYNAMLNSYDYGNGLTISNNLGFNYDLNPSLRLSGGLQLSKGSNSNVSFLSPLNTYFEKTEQLLKGSYTNSSGEFFRYAGNLAATYSKRIQERHVVTGNLRADISQDKQSSRTFTAVGFPEGVEGNPAFSYTYEPNAKPYIFEPPLIRRLSALASFSYVYDNRYFIDGTYRLDGSTAFGTENKYSPFWAVGAGWSLHNEGFIKNNTDKINSLILRANIGTSGNQSFGSFLSANVYNLSPYSNYFGIGFIQNQIGNPMLEWQKTFQSSLGLELVMFENRLSSRINLYRKVTDPLIVAVDLPSSNGTASYPMNLGSLAINGMEVELGFSPIVNKARRIVWNVGLTGSLLKGKYGEFGSIINSLNDEQISSSSIQRYEEGRSPDDLWAYKSLGIDPSNGKEVFLTAADSYTYDYFEANYRVVGNARPMVEGVLSNNLRLKNFTLNASIRYNLGSSRFNNALYALTSRVLGCS
- a CDS encoding TlpA family protein disulfide reductase encodes the protein MIRIKTVFLLCLFSIFLLCACSSGSNNWSESPKIVAGTSKLTGKIINADQLNKDSIIINLKVLYPITGEIMHFETLADSTGYFSFDFDVETDTAIVSLSSNVVPDKVLKVKAINGTTSHIEFSYIDSEIKRISIQPEMNKADMNLSHRLLVTMAEYRADRSHKSYYNQSPDEFLKLGKLVVSERTELFLEKETALSEEFRQLLRKELSLFIYSAHVFDYEQAMKLNYRNATRKDDVESVVFNKIDRSYYRFLKDFDLNDPQYLQAFSFPEFQGAILNNEVLAIPKIEEQDIPTWMTAVKAILADPLGFDKGPYYDVLAANAYGRQLNEEHKPLSETQKRNIEQYWKEGEIAKILLRKNKAVEEKIKVKSPTIINDISSVNKEQVMDTILAKYRDKVVLVDFWATWCSPCLVGIKQFESTKADYHNKDVVFVYLTNGSSPKKLWNEKIKTIGGEQYYLTEEQWMYVMNQFGFEAIPSYLLYNKNSVLTNKFTSFPGIIQLKDMIDKELK
- a CDS encoding sulfate adenylyltransferase subunit 1; translation: MNIIKFITAGSVDDGKSTLIGRLLYDTNSILDDQLEAIQKANRKNDDGTVDLAILTDGLKAEREQGITIDVAYKYFQTEKRKFIIADAPGHIQYTRNMVTGASNSDLIIILIDARKGVIEQTKRHSFLAKLLGLKKVLVCVNKMDMMDYELAVYENIKSEYLKLADKLKLEGVDFLPVSALKGDNIVNRSTRMDWYTGPSLLEYLEEVNIETHTNKGWRFPVQWVVRPQSADLHDYRGYAGRVLGEGLRTGEEVIVLPSGSRSRVSSIEFNEQNLESAQAGASVIIHLSDDVDISRGDIIVSASHPALTDRNIEANISWFENKELDTNQVYLLQTHSKVTKIKIPEILYKYDVHTQDPIYNEPIRLNDIGRVQIRSAEEIVFDRQEDFPENARAIIIDPRTNITVAAAIIQSA
- the cysD gene encoding sulfate adenylyltransferase subunit CysD, whose amino-acid sequence is MDYLDHLEAEAIYILREVAGQFEKPALLFSGGKDSITLVHLAKKAFRPGKFPFPLVHIDTGHNFPETIEYRDWLVEQTGEKLIVGYVQDSIDAGKVVEQRGKNASRNALQTVTLLDTIEKNGFDACIGGARRDEEKARAKERIFSVRDEFGQWDPKRQRPELWNIFNGKIQRGENVRVFPISNWTELDVWNYIKRENIALPSIYFSHERDVVFRNGQWMAADPVLLIDDQDIVEHKSVRFRTVGDMTCTAAVDSVAVELDDIIAEIKASTVSERGARLDDKVSEAAMEERKKQGYF